Genomic DNA from Desulfovibrio sp.:
TCAGCCTCTAGCCTCCACTTGCTATCCAAGCATCCACTCCAGTTCACATTGCCCGCGCCAAGTTGATAAAAAACTGCGCGCAGCAGATATTGACATCACTATCCGACCGGTCTAATTTTTAGCCATGAAAGAAAGCGCACGAGAAAAAATCATTGCTGTAGGTGTTGAAATAGTCGCTGTTTCCGGCTTCAACGCCACAGGCATAGACGCCATACTCAAGGCGGCGGGCGTGCCGAAAGGCTCGTTCTACCACCATTTTGGCACCAAGGAAAATTTCGGCATCGAGGTCATCAACCTCTTTGCTGAAAACTATACAAAAAAATTGCACGGCTACCTTGATGCCGAAACGATGCCCCCGCTCCAGCGCATCCGTAGGTATCTGGAAGAAAGCATTGAACGTACAGTGCAGGACAACTTCAGCAAGGGTTGCCTCATCGGGAATCTGGGACAGGAGCTAGCCGCCCAGAGCGAACGGTTCAGATGCCGATTGGAAGAAGTCTTCCACGACTGGCTTGGACTTTTTGCCAAGTGCCTGCACGAAGCACAGGCGGCTGGCGAACTGAATCCGGGGCTTGACGCCCAATCGCTTGCAGGCTTTCTTCTCTCTGGTTGGGAGGGAGCCATCTTGCGGGCAAAGGTCATGCGCTCGCCCGAGCCGCTGAAACAATTTGTGAATGTGCTGTTCACAAGGGTTTTAACAGCAAAGTAATTTTACGCCGCAACAAAAAAACGGCAGGCTCAAAGTCAGCCAGAATCTGCGGCATTCCAACCAACACCGCACATATAACAGCGAGCATTCTTATGAACGCGCAGAAAAAAATACTCATGGTTACGACCAGCGCCGATGCCCTGACCAACGGCAGAAAAACAGGCGTGTGGCTTGAAGAAATCGCGGTTCCCTATCTTGCGCTGGCAAAGGCAGGCCTCTCCATAACCGTTGCCAGCCCCAAGGGCGGCGCGGTGCCAGTTGATCCCCACAGCCTTGATGATGCCTCTGTTGCCAAATGGCCCGACATCATTGAACTGCTGAAAAATTCTGCGCCTCTCAAGGAGATTCAGGCCGAAGGCTTTGACGCCATCTTTCTGCCTGGCGGGCACGGCACCATGATGGATTTTGCCACCGATGCCGAACTGAAACGCCTGCTCAACGATTTTGCCAAAGCAGACAAGATAATTGCGGCTGTGTGCCACGGCCCGGCCGGGCTGGTAGGTGCCAAAAAGTCTGACGGCTCCCCCCTTGTGGCGGGCAAAACCATAACGGCCTTTACCGATGATGAAGAAATTGCCATGCAGCTGGAAAAGGCAGTTCCTTTTATGCTCGAAACAACGTTGCGCAGCGAAGGCGCGAACTTTGTGGTCGGCCCCATGTGGGCGCCGCATGTGGAAGTGGACGGCAAGCTTATAACCGGGCAAAACCCGGCGTCCAGCGAACCCATTGCCCAGGCGGTTCTTGAACGCCTGCGGTAAGTTATCTCGTACAAAAGCATCAACGCCCGGTTCCCCATTGCTCAGGGGAACCGGGCGTTTGTCGTTGATTTTGGTCTGGCTTCGACAGCAAGTGCGGAAGCCAGGCCAAAAGTTATTTCACGTAGTGGATGCGCTCTGCATTAAACCTGTCCTGCTGCGTTTTTTGCTCCGCAGGATAGCCTATGGGGAAAATGGCAAAGGCCCTCTGCCCTGCTGCCACA
This window encodes:
- a CDS encoding TetR/AcrR family transcriptional regulator, with the translated sequence MKESAREKIIAVGVEIVAVSGFNATGIDAILKAAGVPKGSFYHHFGTKENFGIEVINLFAENYTKKLHGYLDAETMPPLQRIRRYLEESIERTVQDNFSKGCLIGNLGQELAAQSERFRCRLEEVFHDWLGLFAKCLHEAQAAGELNPGLDAQSLAGFLLSGWEGAILRAKVMRSPEPLKQFVNVLFTRVLTAK
- a CDS encoding type 1 glutamine amidotransferase domain-containing protein encodes the protein MNAQKKILMVTTSADALTNGRKTGVWLEEIAVPYLALAKAGLSITVASPKGGAVPVDPHSLDDASVAKWPDIIELLKNSAPLKEIQAEGFDAIFLPGGHGTMMDFATDAELKRLLNDFAKADKIIAAVCHGPAGLVGAKKSDGSPLVAGKTITAFTDDEEIAMQLEKAVPFMLETTLRSEGANFVVGPMWAPHVEVDGKLITGQNPASSEPIAQAVLERLR